Proteins encoded by one window of Nisaea sediminum:
- the miaA gene encoding tRNA (adenosine(37)-N6)-dimethylallyltransferase MiaA, whose amino-acid sequence MSSEVSSAEPIRVVVIGGPTASGKSALAVDLAEDLGGTVINADSMQVYRELAIVTARPGAEDLARAPHRLYGFLGAAEVCSAALWRERALAEIHAAAAEGRVPILCGGTGLYLRALTHGLSEMPEVPPEVRAEARALHTRIGGAELRRRLAEGDPILAARLHDGDSQRLIRAWEVLQETGRPLSEWQEQPARVPEGMAFFTVTVLPERAALYRRCDLRFERMLEEGGLDEVRALMALNLDPALPSMKALGIPQIIDFLKEKISREECVRLAQRDTRRYAKRQMTWFRNQVHANLMVEKQYSERSDAKIFKNIRQFLLTGHN is encoded by the coding sequence ATGTCCAGTGAAGTTTCCTCAGCGGAGCCGATCCGCGTTGTCGTCATTGGCGGCCCGACCGCGAGCGGGAAATCCGCGCTTGCCGTCGATCTCGCCGAAGACCTGGGCGGCACCGTCATCAATGCGGATTCCATGCAGGTCTATCGCGAGCTCGCGATCGTCACGGCACGGCCGGGGGCGGAGGATCTCGCACGTGCTCCACACCGGCTCTACGGCTTTCTCGGCGCGGCGGAGGTCTGTTCCGCCGCACTCTGGCGCGAACGCGCTCTGGCGGAGATTCATGCCGCGGCGGCGGAGGGCAGGGTGCCGATCCTGTGCGGCGGGACTGGTCTCTATCTCCGGGCGCTGACGCACGGGCTTTCCGAGATGCCGGAGGTCCCGCCCGAAGTGCGAGCAGAGGCGCGGGCGCTGCATACACGGATCGGCGGTGCCGAGCTCCGCAGGCGTCTCGCCGAGGGCGACCCGATCCTCGCCGCCAGACTGCATGACGGCGACAGCCAGCGCCTGATCCGCGCCTGGGAGGTCCTTCAGGAAACCGGCCGGCCCTTGTCCGAGTGGCAGGAGCAGCCCGCGCGGGTGCCGGAGGGGATGGCGTTCTTCACCGTGACCGTTCTGCCGGAGCGTGCGGCCTTGTATCGCAGATGCGATCTGCGCTTCGAAAGAATGCTGGAAGAGGGGGGGCTGGACGAGGTTCGCGCCCTGATGGCGCTCAATCTCGATCCGGCGCTTCCGTCCATGAAGGCGCTGGGTATTCCGCAAATTATTGATTTTCTTAAAGAAAAAATTTCGCGCGAGGAATGCGTCCGGCTTGCGCAGCGGGACACGCGGCGCTATGCGAAGCGCCAGATGACGTGGTTCCGCAATCAGGTCCATGCAAATTTGATGGTCGAAAAGCAATATTCGGAAAGATCGGACGCAAAAATCTTTAAGAATATTCGTCAGTTTCTGTTGACCGGGCATAACTGA
- the serB gene encoding phosphoserine phosphatase SerB, with translation MQHVLTLTSNPASPALDASVVERAEDVLRTAGLTVGAADWLDPDTALDLPFDGTVSESLSVALHEALAGLAVDINIQAAEGRRKRLLIADMDSTVITSESLDDLAAYAGIGDKIAPITARAMRGEIDFEGALKARVAMLAGHPASLLDRLLKEVEITPGARTLVATMKRDGAYTALVSGGFTSLTGPVRERLGFHTDRANTLNVTGGAFTGTVGEPILGRDAKLVALNEFCAELGIGPGDAVTVGDGANDLAMLQAAGTGVAFRGKPAVREAARFRIDHGDLSALLHLQGYRRADFAP, from the coding sequence ATGCAACACGTGCTTACCCTCACATCGAACCCGGCAAGCCCAGCTCTTGACGCCTCCGTGGTCGAGCGTGCCGAGGATGTCCTCCGCACCGCCGGACTGACGGTCGGCGCCGCCGACTGGCTCGATCCGGATACCGCGCTCGACTTGCCATTCGACGGCACTGTTTCGGAGAGCCTGTCTGTGGCACTGCATGAGGCGCTCGCGGGCCTCGCTGTCGACATCAATATCCAGGCAGCCGAAGGGCGCCGGAAGCGGTTGCTGATCGCCGACATGGATTCCACCGTCATCACGTCGGAATCCCTCGACGATCTCGCGGCCTATGCCGGCATCGGCGACAAGATCGCGCCGATCACAGCCCGCGCCATGCGTGGCGAGATAGACTTCGAAGGCGCGCTGAAGGCACGCGTGGCGATGCTGGCCGGCCATCCGGCGAGCCTGCTCGACCGCCTGCTCAAGGAAGTCGAGATCACACCCGGCGCCCGAACCCTCGTCGCGACAATGAAACGCGACGGCGCATACACAGCTCTGGTTTCCGGCGGTTTCACCTCGCTGACCGGGCCTGTGCGCGAGCGCCTCGGTTTTCATACCGACCGTGCGAACACGCTGAACGTCACCGGCGGCGCGTTTACCGGGACTGTCGGAGAGCCGATCCTCGGACGTGACGCGAAGCTGGTGGCGCTGAACGAGTTTTGCGCCGAACTCGGGATCGGGCCGGGGGATGCCGTGACGGTCGGCGACGGGGCCAACGACCTTGCCATGCTGCAAGCCGCCGGAACCGGTGTCGCCTTCCGCGGCAAACCGGCGGTGCGCGAAGCCGCGCGGTTCCGTATCGATCACGGCGATCTGAGTGCCCTGCTTCATCTTCAGGGTTACAGGCGCGCCGATTTCGCTCCCTGA
- a CDS encoding DegQ family serine endoprotease produces MKGVTTEVSVMVLKGLRNGLMAGFLAVAVAVPAFTPAAPAFARAAPESFADLAEKLLPAVVNISTTQTITASDNGRTLPPGTPFEEFFKEFEDRMRPDNERRSRRAQSLGSGFIIDKAGYVVTNNHVIKDADEILIRMQDDTEFAAELVGTDPKTDIAVLKFDPKGVDLPAVKFGDSDKMRVGDWVVAIGNPFGLGGTVTAGIVSARGRDIGQGPYDDFIQTDAAINKGNSGGPLFNIDGEVIGVNTVIFSQSGGSVGIGFAVSSALADPVVKQLKEFGRTRRGWLGVRIQEVTPEVAESLSLDGARGALVAHVNDQGPAKTAGIRAGDVILKFNNRDVDTMRELPKIVAQTPIGRDVPVELWRGGKKVRVTANIGELEEAEKQALLTSGGPQPAPSEPDRVESLGLELSAISDEMKSKYSLDSDASGVVVTEVDPDGPAARDLRAGDVIVEVQQNAVSSPDGVQKGISDARSAGKKSVLLTVNRGGEMRFVALRITEG; encoded by the coding sequence ATGAAAGGCGTCACCACAGAGGTCTCTGTCATGGTCTTGAAAGGCCTCAGAAACGGTCTTATGGCCGGGTTCCTGGCGGTTGCCGTGGCCGTACCGGCGTTTACGCCGGCCGCTCCGGCGTTCGCCCGGGCCGCTCCGGAGAGCTTCGCCGACCTGGCGGAGAAACTGCTGCCCGCGGTCGTGAACATTTCCACGACACAAACCATCACCGCATCCGACAATGGACGCACCTTGCCGCCGGGCACTCCCTTCGAGGAGTTCTTCAAGGAATTCGAAGACCGGATGCGACCCGATAACGAGCGCCGCTCGCGTCGCGCCCAGTCGCTCGGGTCAGGCTTCATCATCGACAAGGCCGGCTACGTCGTCACCAACAACCACGTGATCAAGGACGCCGACGAGATCCTGATTCGCATGCAGGACGACACGGAATTCGCTGCCGAGCTGGTCGGCACCGATCCGAAGACTGACATCGCCGTACTCAAGTTCGATCCGAAAGGGGTCGACCTTCCGGCGGTCAAGTTTGGCGATTCCGACAAGATGCGGGTCGGCGACTGGGTTGTCGCGATCGGCAATCCGTTCGGCCTCGGTGGAACGGTTACGGCCGGTATTGTCTCGGCCCGCGGCCGCGACATCGGGCAGGGTCCGTATGACGATTTCATCCAGACCGACGCGGCGATCAACAAGGGCAATTCCGGCGGCCCGCTGTTCAATATCGACGGCGAGGTCATCGGTGTGAACACCGTGATCTTCTCGCAGTCCGGCGGTTCGGTCGGCATCGGTTTCGCGGTTTCCTCCGCACTGGCCGATCCTGTGGTGAAGCAGCTCAAGGAATTCGGCCGCACCCGCCGCGGCTGGCTCGGTGTGCGGATCCAGGAAGTGACCCCCGAGGTCGCCGAAAGCCTGTCTCTCGACGGTGCGCGCGGCGCGCTCGTGGCTCACGTCAATGACCAGGGCCCGGCGAAGACGGCCGGAATCAGGGCAGGCGACGTGATCCTGAAATTCAACAACCGCGACGTGGATACCATGCGGGAACTGCCGAAGATCGTCGCGCAGACCCCGATCGGGAGGGACGTTCCGGTCGAGCTCTGGCGCGGCGGCAAGAAGGTTCGCGTGACGGCGAATATCGGAGAGCTCGAGGAAGCCGAGAAGCAGGCTCTGCTGACCAGCGGTGGCCCGCAGCCGGCTCCGTCAGAGCCGGATAGGGTCGAGTCGCTTGGCCTTGAATTGTCGGCGATCAGCGACGAAATGAAGTCCAAGTATTCGCTCGATAGCGACGCGTCCGGGGTCGTCGTGACGGAAGTCGATCCGGATGGTCCGGCCGCTCGTGATCTCCGGGCCGGCGACGTGATCGTCGAGGTTCAGCAGAACGCGGTTTCGTCTCCGGACGGCGTGCAGAAGGGCATTTCGGACGCCAGAAGCGCCGGCAAGAAATCGGTGCTCCTCACCGTGAATCGCGGCGGCGAGATGAGGTTTGTCGCACTCCGCATTACTGAGGGCTAA
- a CDS encoding DUF2065 domain-containing protein: protein MTDFLTALALVFFIEGCLYALMPGRMQHMMRLALEMDPASLRRAGLIAMAIGFGLAWLIRAA, encoded by the coding sequence GTGACAGATTTTCTGACGGCGCTTGCCCTCGTTTTTTTTATCGAGGGCTGTCTCTATGCGCTGATGCCGGGGCGCATGCAGCACATGATGCGGCTGGCCCTCGAAATGGATCCGGCGAGCCTGCGCCGCGCGGGTCTGATCGCGATGGCGATCGGCTTCGGGCTGGCATGGCTGATCCGGGCCGCGTAA